A part of Leptospira mtsangambouensis genomic DNA contains:
- the ccoO gene encoding cytochrome-c oxidase, cbb3-type subunit II, translating to MFGFNKFLDWFSEVADHWDTKGVKFTLYTTIAVVIGGLFELIPPFFLTKTVTPISTVKPYSALELAGRDTYQREGCIGCHTQMVRPFKWEVDRFDPTKAYGRTGYSKGGEYVYDHPFLWGSKRTGPDLAHESQMLRSDEWHKNHLINPRTVGGVPNSIMPAYPWLFEESHKVDVEQVVSNMKALKSIGVPYTEEDFANAPSLLKDKTEGQALVAYLQKLGRDSAELQKGMK from the coding sequence ATGTTTGGATTTAACAAATTCTTAGATTGGTTTTCTGAAGTTGCAGACCATTGGGATACAAAAGGTGTTAAGTTTACTCTTTATACAACGATTGCCGTTGTGATTGGTGGACTTTTCGAACTCATCCCTCCGTTTTTTCTTACTAAAACGGTAACTCCAATTTCAACTGTGAAACCATATTCCGCATTGGAACTAGCAGGTCGTGACACTTACCAAAGAGAAGGTTGTATCGGATGCCATACACAAATGGTTCGACCATTCAAATGGGAAGTAGATCGTTTTGATCCAACAAAAGCTTACGGACGAACTGGATATTCAAAAGGTGGAGAGTATGTATATGACCACCCATTCCTTTGGGGATCCAAAAGAACTGGTCCGGACTTAGCTCATGAATCTCAAATGCTTCGTTCTGATGAGTGGCATAAAAACCATTTGATCAACCCAAGAACAGTGGGTGGCGTACCTAACTCGATTATGCCAGCATATCCTTGGTTATTCGAAGAATCTCATAAGGTTGATGTTGAACAAGTAGTATCAAACATGAAAGCTCTAAAATCCATCGGAGTTCCTTACACTGAAGAAGATTTTGCTAACGCACCATCTCTTCTAAAAGACAAAACCGAAGGGCAAGCACTTGTAGCTTATTTGCAAAAACTAGGAAGAGATTCAGCCGAGTTACAAAAAGGTATGAAGTAA
- a CDS encoding c-type cytochrome, with protein sequence MKEPKEVDGIFQADNPMPTWWKLVWLISIIVSIGYVVYFHWYSEWPQEVAFEKEVAEHEAQFPAKQAVVVNTEDGSNPYRDDAVAIKEGEGTYKQICSACHGPTAEGAVGPSLVDKDWIHGNTDKEVFNNIMKGIGPERQKLNRGGMPAWEGLGAEKVYAVMAWLATKNSSLVKAK encoded by the coding sequence ATGAAAGAACCAAAAGAAGTAGACGGAATCTTCCAAGCCGACAATCCCATGCCCACTTGGTGGAAATTAGTCTGGTTAATCAGTATCATCGTTTCCATCGGTTACGTTGTATACTTTCACTGGTATTCTGAATGGCCACAAGAAGTTGCATTTGAAAAAGAAGTTGCGGAACACGAAGCGCAATTTCCTGCAAAACAAGCAGTTGTTGTGAACACAGAAGATGGATCAAACCCTTACCGTGATGATGCAGTGGCGATTAAAGAAGGCGAAGGAACATACAAACAAATTTGTTCTGCTTGCCACGGCCCAACTGCAGAAGGTGCTGTAGGACCAAGTCTTGTGGACAAAGATTGGATTCATGGAAACACTGATAAAGAAGTGTTTAACAATATCATGAAAGGAATTGGACCAGAAAGACAAAAACTGAACCGAGGGGGAATGCCTGCTTGGGAAGGTTTAGGTGCTGAAAAAGTTTATGCTGTTATGGCATGGCTTGCAACTAAAAACAGTAGTTTGGTAAAGGCTAAGTAA
- the ccoG gene encoding cytochrome c oxidase accessory protein CcoG — translation MIISRPQTGKVRTRRNFVMSFLVGLFLIAPWVVLPEGSPLIRLDIPHRVFHLFGGLFIPQEGLILWFFLLTMGLSLFFFTSVIGRVWCGWGCPQTIYTDLFDRIGRFVLDSKYGKKDASIVGKYTVYFLWIVVSFIASFHWIAYFVSPYVMLADFVNLSFVNQTYFYFTLFFTAAMFIDIGFIREQFCRYACPYARFQTLLMDEHSWNVTYDFKRGEPRRDGKTKIGDCVACNMCVVVCPTGIDIRDGLQVGCVACGKCVDACTSIMARENKKTLIGYFSLKQIETGAKIKWIRPRTVIYAILLTVVITGAIIQLVTRTPMSMIAASNKSMPPILIPDNKIRAFVALRIQNIAPIEKEFQLSASDTRHGKEILIRSGEENNRFKLGSGEIKSISVVLETQSLTEQELNEGYLPGSIVLKNAQDPDERLEKKLSLTLPRR, via the coding sequence ATGATTATTTCAAGACCACAGACAGGAAAGGTAAGAACACGAAGAAACTTTGTAATGAGTTTTCTCGTAGGTTTATTTTTAATCGCACCATGGGTAGTGTTACCGGAAGGTAGCCCTCTCATTCGATTGGATATCCCGCATAGGGTGTTTCACTTGTTTGGTGGTCTTTTTATCCCACAAGAAGGACTGATCTTATGGTTTTTCCTTCTTACGATGGGACTTTCTCTTTTCTTTTTCACCTCCGTCATTGGCCGTGTTTGGTGCGGATGGGGGTGTCCTCAAACAATCTATACCGATCTTTTCGATCGAATTGGTCGGTTTGTTTTAGATTCTAAATATGGGAAAAAGGATGCCTCAATCGTAGGCAAATATACCGTTTATTTTCTCTGGATCGTTGTTTCTTTTATCGCTTCTTTTCATTGGATTGCTTACTTTGTTAGCCCTTATGTAATGTTGGCAGACTTTGTTAATCTCTCTTTTGTAAACCAAACGTACTTTTATTTTACATTATTTTTTACTGCTGCGATGTTTATCGATATCGGATTCATTCGCGAACAGTTCTGTCGTTACGCTTGTCCTTATGCTAGGTTCCAAACACTCCTAATGGATGAACATTCTTGGAACGTAACCTATGATTTCAAACGAGGAGAACCTCGAAGGGACGGAAAAACCAAAATTGGGGATTGTGTTGCCTGCAATATGTGTGTTGTGGTCTGCCCTACTGGAATCGATATCCGCGATGGTTTGCAAGTGGGTTGTGTGGCCTGCGGAAAATGTGTGGATGCCTGCACTTCCATCATGGCAAGAGAAAACAAAAAAACTCTGATTGGATATTTCTCACTCAAACAAATTGAAACTGGGGCAAAAATCAAATGGATCAGACCAAGAACCGTGATTTATGCAATTTTACTTACAGTTGTGATCACTGGGGCCATCATACAACTTGTCACAAGAACTCCCATGTCGATGATTGCAGCATCAAACAAATCGATGCCACCTATTTTAATTCCAGACAATAAAATTAGAGCCTTTGTTGCTCTACGCATTCAAAACATTGCGCCGATTGAAAAAGAATTTCAACTTTCGGCTTCTGATACAAGACATGGAAAAGAAATCCTAATTCGTTCCGGTGAAGAAAACAACAGATTCAAATTGGGATCAGGCGAAATCAAAAGTATTTCTGTGGTTTTAGAGACACAGTCTCTCACAGAACAAGAATTAAATGAAGGTTACTTACCAGGTTCCATTGTATTAAAAAATGCACAGGATCCAGACGAACGATTGGAGAAAAAACTCTCCTTAACATTACCAAGGAGGTAA
- a CDS encoding FixH family protein has protein sequence MMFKELHPSLRNAMYVVLFSFTALVAATFYTIRLTYKNFEPVMDKNYYEIGLNYEKAIENQKELLKQGYLIKTNWDSQTLLPMGESEISVQLEKDGAVTNSAKSMTVYLERNATTKNTAQFQLKPTTNGFAGKIPLLEKGTWNLRLVADIGGKSFEREGKISVK, from the coding sequence ATGATGTTTAAAGAATTACACCCCAGTTTACGAAATGCAATGTATGTGGTTCTGTTTAGTTTTACAGCACTTGTAGCTGCTACTTTTTATACCATTCGTCTGACCTACAAAAACTTTGAACCGGTAATGGATAAAAACTATTACGAAATTGGTTTGAACTATGAAAAAGCCATAGAGAACCAAAAAGAACTTTTGAAACAAGGTTACCTGATCAAAACAAATTGGGACAGCCAAACCCTCCTCCCAATGGGTGAATCAGAAATTTCGGTCCAACTTGAAAAAGATGGAGCAGTCACTAATAGTGCAAAATCGATGACTGTTTATTTGGAAAGAAATGCCACTACTAAAAATACAGCACAATTCCAACTAAAGCCAACAACCAATGGATTTGCTGGGAAAATCCCACTTCTAGAAAAAGGAACTTGGAATTTACGACTAGTTGCTGATATAGGTGGCAAGTCCTTTGAAAGAGAAGGAAAAATATCTGTTAAATGA
- a CDS encoding heavy metal translocating P-type ATPase: MNETISDVTKTECDHCGNQIRLVRIEAKVGNDTKVFCCEGCETVYSIINSLGGSYYYNLKGNTKLDPVQIEDSDADIENELVYEKFVRKSGDFSEVSIQITNIHCSACVWINEKVLNEEEGIISAQINFASGRARVRFDRSKIKISRILSLIRAIGYKPVLFSPTEGIVEKTKQLKTLLLRIGVAGFCFGNIMILSVALYSGYFTGIDLDIKRLFHYASWVFATPAYLYSGYPFMSGFLTSIRRRTLSMDFLLFLGISMAYFYSVYVTLTDVGEVYFDSVAMIYFFILIGKYFEEKARVFASDKLESILCKLPETSVRVTEAGEETIPSSEIKIGDTIRVAPGKRIPVDAILVSEQTYVDESFLTGESLPIRKKKGDTILAGSLAMDNPALIVAGSDYHASTLSSLKLRLEEALHLKPKLQILTERIASYFISVVFALAFLCFFVWYFVSGGNLEQSLVTTISVLIVACPCALGISVPTALVTNHILNADKGVLLKNPSVVEALAKANTIFLDKTGTLTEGKFLVRQVSVKDDHLPLVYRIEKEVNHPLAKSLVKYLQPFSSVTKRAESIILSNLENIPGRGVKAELEVDSKKLSVLIGNKTLLDSEKIPMEDLPEGEGSLILLAVNGMYLGSFLLADEIRPGARSFVSLLKHFVPNISILSGDRFAAVKFIADSLGIEKYVSDLSPEDKSNLISKAQGEGNVVIMVGDGINDSLSLAQANVSISHTEAEDLSLEKSDVVLTSGNLNGLVHSLLSAKKTREVILQNIIISFCYNSIMLPLAMFGLMLPVICAVFMACSSLTVLLNSLSIRFRIPQWKPST, from the coding sequence ATGAACGAAACCATTTCTGACGTAACAAAAACAGAATGTGACCACTGCGGAAACCAGATCCGGTTGGTTCGGATTGAAGCAAAGGTTGGAAATGATACGAAAGTTTTTTGTTGCGAAGGATGTGAAACGGTTTATTCCATCATCAACTCTCTTGGTGGAAGTTATTATTACAATTTAAAAGGAAATACAAAACTTGATCCAGTTCAGATCGAGGACTCAGATGCTGACATAGAGAACGAACTCGTATATGAAAAGTTTGTTCGTAAGTCAGGAGATTTTTCTGAAGTTTCCATCCAAATCACAAATATCCATTGTTCGGCTTGTGTTTGGATCAATGAAAAAGTTTTAAACGAAGAAGAAGGAATTATCTCCGCTCAAATTAATTTTGCATCCGGGAGAGCTCGGGTCCGGTTTGATCGTTCCAAAATCAAAATCTCTCGTATTTTATCTCTGATTCGTGCCATAGGTTATAAACCTGTACTTTTTTCGCCCACTGAAGGCATTGTAGAAAAAACAAAACAATTAAAAACCCTACTCCTGCGCATTGGTGTGGCTGGATTTTGTTTTGGAAATATCATGATCCTAAGTGTTGCCTTATATTCCGGTTATTTCACTGGGATTGATTTGGACATCAAACGCCTCTTCCATTATGCATCCTGGGTGTTTGCCACTCCCGCTTATCTCTATTCGGGATACCCTTTTATGTCGGGGTTCCTAACAAGCATCAGACGAAGAACCCTTTCGATGGACTTCCTATTGTTTTTAGGAATCTCTATGGCATACTTCTATTCCGTTTATGTAACGCTCACTGATGTGGGAGAAGTTTATTTTGACTCCGTGGCAATGATTTACTTCTTTATTTTGATTGGGAAGTATTTCGAAGAAAAGGCGAGAGTCTTTGCCTCTGACAAATTGGAATCCATCCTTTGCAAACTCCCCGAAACCTCTGTTCGAGTCACCGAAGCTGGTGAAGAAACCATCCCTAGTTCCGAAATTAAAATTGGCGATACCATTCGTGTCGCACCAGGGAAACGAATTCCAGTGGATGCCATTCTTGTCTCCGAACAGACTTATGTGGATGAATCGTTTCTAACGGGAGAATCCTTACCCATTCGAAAAAAGAAAGGGGATACGATTCTTGCAGGTTCCCTTGCGATGGACAATCCAGCTTTGATTGTTGCTGGATCTGACTACCATGCATCTACACTTTCTTCTCTTAAACTAAGACTAGAGGAAGCCTTACACCTCAAACCAAAATTACAAATCCTCACAGAACGAATTGCATCTTACTTTATCTCAGTGGTTTTTGCATTGGCCTTTCTTTGTTTTTTTGTCTGGTATTTTGTATCCGGTGGGAATTTAGAACAAAGTCTTGTCACAACTATTTCTGTACTCATAGTTGCATGTCCTTGTGCTTTGGGAATTTCTGTTCCAACAGCTCTTGTCACCAATCATATCCTCAATGCAGACAAAGGTGTACTCTTAAAAAACCCTTCGGTTGTAGAAGCCCTAGCAAAGGCAAATACCATCTTTTTAGATAAAACGGGCACACTCACTGAAGGAAAATTTTTAGTGAGACAAGTTTCAGTCAAAGATGATCACCTACCACTTGTTTATCGAATTGAAAAAGAAGTTAATCATCCTTTAGCAAAATCTCTTGTGAAGTATTTACAACCTTTTAGCTCCGTTACCAAACGAGCAGAGTCCATTATATTATCCAATTTAGAAAACATTCCAGGAAGAGGAGTCAAAGCCGAGTTAGAAGTGGATTCTAAAAAACTTTCGGTTCTCATCGGAAATAAAACCCTACTCGATAGTGAAAAGATCCCAATGGAAGATTTACCCGAAGGGGAAGGGTCTTTGATATTACTTGCTGTGAATGGAATGTATCTCGGAAGTTTTTTACTCGCCGATGAAATTCGTCCTGGGGCCCGTTCCTTTGTTTCTCTTCTCAAACATTTTGTTCCCAATATTTCGATCCTATCGGGAGACCGATTTGCAGCAGTGAAGTTTATTGCTGACTCTCTCGGAATTGAAAAGTACGTTTCTGATCTTTCTCCAGAAGACAAATCCAATCTCATTAGCAAAGCACAAGGAGAAGGAAATGTTGTCATTATGGTTGGAGATGGGATCAACGATAGTTTGTCTTTAGCTCAAGCCAATGTATCCATTTCACATACGGAAGCTGAAGATCTCTCATTGGAAAAATCTGATGTGGTATTGACTTCTGGAAATTTGAATGGGCTTGTCCATTCCCTGCTCTCTGCCAAAAAAACTAGAGAGGTGATTTTACAAAACATCATCATTTCCTTTTGTTATAATTCGATTATGTTGCCGCTTGCGATGTTTGGACTCATGTTACCTGTGATTTGTGCCGTGTTTATGGCCTGTTCTAGCTTGACAGTCCTCCTCAATTCTCTTTCCATTAGATTTAGGATCCCCCAATGGAAGCCCTCTACTTAA
- a CDS encoding cbb3-type cytochrome oxidase assembly protein encodes MEALYLTIPMAMCIAVFFLYIFITAFKKGQFEDIESPKYRMFFEEEYPQENQSKSNSPDGPTSKS; translated from the coding sequence ATGGAAGCCCTCTACTTAACCATCCCGATGGCAATGTGTATTGCCGTCTTCTTTCTTTATATTTTTATCACTGCCTTCAAAAAAGGTCAGTTTGAAGATATCGAATCACCTAAATATAGAATGTTCTTCGAGGAAGAATACCCTCAAGAGAACCAATCTAAATCAAATTCACCTGATGGACCAACTAGCAAATCTTAG
- a CDS encoding sulfite exporter TauE/SafE family protein → MDQLANLSFFGSIILYGFVSSFHCLVMCGPFVSLLQTEKGKQIPIYLYHLGRLISYTFLGMVLGFLGKGANALGELSAIQGAAGVLTFLFLVVFAIRTYSTKSTSSFGSLPQGIRKFLEKIRSRFSKNGLGFGIGMVSALLPCGVLYPAYAASFATGTLLNGGLVMFFFYLGTVPALTGLGWIVRKWRDKIPTKWIPAFGTIVILTSLSFLLYRLFFHTHGESCDHLL, encoded by the coding sequence ATGGACCAACTAGCAAATCTTAGTTTTTTTGGTTCCATCATATTGTATGGATTTGTCAGTAGCTTTCATTGTCTTGTGATGTGTGGTCCTTTTGTATCACTTTTACAAACAGAAAAAGGAAAACAGATCCCCATTTATCTCTATCATCTAGGAAGACTCATATCCTATACCTTTCTCGGTATGGTGTTGGGGTTTCTTGGTAAAGGTGCCAATGCATTAGGAGAATTAAGTGCCATCCAAGGTGCGGCTGGTGTTCTTACGTTTTTATTTTTAGTAGTCTTTGCCATCCGCACTTATTCTACAAAATCAACTTCGTCCTTTGGTTCTTTACCACAAGGGATTCGTAAGTTTTTAGAAAAGATTCGCTCTCGCTTTAGTAAAAATGGTCTTGGATTTGGAATTGGGATGGTGAGTGCCCTACTCCCTTGCGGGGTATTGTATCCAGCGTACGCGGCTTCCTTTGCCACTGGCACTTTGTTAAACGGTGGACTCGTGATGTTTTTCTTTTATTTAGGAACTGTTCCTGCACTCACGGGACTTGGATGGATTGTGAGGAAATGGAGAGACAAAATCCCAACAAAATGGATCCCCGCCTTTGGAACGATTGTGATTTTAACTTCTCTCAGTTTTTTACTCTACCGCCTTTTTTTCCATACCCACGGAGAGTCCTGCGACCATCTTTTATAA
- a CDS encoding RNA polymerase sigma factor: MPEFDFETVVKETKFLVLKTVGDTLIDRFDDATEDVVQEVYFRVFKSLEKGGFDGRSKISTWIYTIARNEALRMNEKRLREEEKAKRYLVKNKVQLSGVREEASFEKEEWVESMLLQIPETYRQTLRLYLAGNTMDEIAKELEVQQGTVKSRLFRTKEWIRKHIPGGRNEFQES; this comes from the coding sequence ATGCCTGAGTTTGACTTCGAAACAGTAGTCAAAGAAACCAAATTTTTGGTTTTAAAAACGGTCGGTGATACCCTCATCGACCGTTTTGATGATGCAACGGAAGATGTAGTGCAAGAAGTATACTTTCGTGTGTTTAAATCTTTAGAGAAGGGTGGGTTTGATGGAAGGTCAAAAATCTCTACTTGGATTTACACCATCGCTCGAAACGAAGCCCTTCGTATGAATGAAAAACGGTTGCGAGAGGAAGAAAAGGCAAAACGTTACTTAGTAAAGAATAAAGTCCAATTATCAGGTGTGCGAGAAGAAGCTTCTTTTGAAAAAGAAGAATGGGTTGAGTCCATGCTTTTGCAAATCCCCGAAACCTATCGTCAAACCTTACGTCTTTATTTGGCTGGCAACACGATGGATGAAATTGCAAAAGAACTTGAGGTTCAGCAAGGGACAGTCAAATCGCGATTGTTTCGAACCAAAGAATGGATCCGAAAACATATACCAGGAGGAAGAAATGAATTCCAAGAATCCTAA
- a CDS encoding Spy/CpxP family protein refolding chaperone, whose protein sequence is MISLKKTFKIVATIGLVSVMAFAFGNCRGHKDFEKRIEWVASKLTSKLDLDEAQKAKLETIKAELIAKHKEMKPKHESWAKEMATQIRAEKIDTKLLDKMSIERETRHQEMRKFFQSKLVEFHAVLKPEQREKFADLVERFASRHQPPEE, encoded by the coding sequence ATGATCTCTCTGAAAAAAACATTCAAAATTGTCGCAACAATTGGTCTTGTATCGGTGATGGCATTTGCTTTTGGAAATTGCCGCGGACATAAAGATTTCGAAAAAAGAATCGAATGGGTGGCGTCCAAACTCACATCTAAACTAGATTTAGATGAAGCACAGAAAGCAAAACTGGAAACCATCAAAGCCGAACTCATTGCCAAACATAAGGAAATGAAACCGAAACATGAATCTTGGGCCAAAGAAATGGCGACTCAAATTCGTGCGGAAAAAATTGATACCAAGTTGTTGGATAAAATGAGTATTGAACGAGAAACTCGCCACCAAGAAATGCGTAAGTTTTTCCAATCAAAACTTGTGGAATTCCACGCTGTATTAAAACCGGAACAAAGGGAAAAGTTTGCTGATTTAGTGGAACGTTTTGCAAGTCGACACCAACCACCGGAAGAATAA
- a CDS encoding TIGR04452 family lipoprotein: MLKKILFVALAFSLTNCLILNPAGATIDREKGSEVASRITDAAIQTDLINSTLLAGRPSVSILSVLAADIASIDSAKYYVKADVDQCVNDIQGFKGFLLGSTITNIISCQDLKTDGYFTGDPFPSF, from the coding sequence ATGTTAAAAAAAATACTCTTTGTTGCTTTAGCGTTTTCGCTAACCAACTGTCTGATCCTAAATCCAGCGGGCGCAACGATCGATCGTGAGAAAGGTTCTGAAGTTGCTTCTCGAATTACAGATGCTGCCATTCAAACGGACTTAATCAATTCAACCTTGTTAGCGGGAAGACCTAGTGTTTCGATTTTAAGTGTGCTTGCTGCTGACATTGCAAGTATTGATTCAGCAAAGTACTATGTCAAAGCTGATGTAGATCAGTGTGTTAATGACATCCAAGGATTCAAAGGTTTTTTACTTGGATCTACAATTACCAATATCATTTCTTGCCAAGACTTGAAAACTGATGGATATTTCACTGGAGATCCGTTCCCAAGTTTCTAA
- a CDS encoding SH3 domain-containing protein, whose translation MLKYHSVLLFFLIPSVLLPCDPFTAKTLTPIDHSAKDKSFNEFKTKFQKILKSKDRKALEEVIDKEIHFSFGAEAGKKDFLKSFQLTEKPSSSNFWELMEETIKLGFRQNKEGQMVAPYFFETFPGDYDPFTHYLVIGKNVNVREDASKESKSITQLSYQIVRAEADDLDGRRLEKESNCNWKKICTPQGKPGYVCDRFLRSPLDYRAFFEKKKNNWYLTIFIVGD comes from the coding sequence ATGCTAAAATACCATTCTGTCCTTTTGTTTTTTCTGATCCCTTCCGTTCTTTTGCCATGTGATCCCTTTACGGCAAAAACTTTAACACCTATCGACCATTCGGCGAAAGATAAAAGTTTTAACGAATTTAAAACAAAATTTCAAAAGATTCTAAAATCTAAAGATCGAAAAGCCTTAGAAGAGGTAATTGATAAAGAGATTCATTTTTCATTTGGTGCAGAAGCAGGGAAAAAAGATTTTTTAAAATCATTCCAACTAACAGAAAAACCATCCTCATCCAATTTTTGGGAATTGATGGAAGAAACAATCAAGTTAGGGTTTCGTCAAAACAAAGAAGGCCAAATGGTGGCTCCTTATTTTTTTGAAACCTTCCCAGGAGACTATGATCCATTCACTCACTACTTGGTCATTGGCAAGAATGTGAATGTTAGAGAAGATGCTTCAAAAGAATCAAAGTCCATCACACAGTTAAGTTACCAAATTGTAAGAGCAGAAGCTGATGATTTAGATGGACGAAGACTAGAAAAGGAAAGTAATTGTAACTGGAAAAAGATTTGTACACCGCAGGGAAAACCTGGTTATGTATGTGACAGGTTTTTACGTAGTCCTCTTGACTACAGGGCATTCTTTGAAAAAAAGAAAAACAATTGGTATCTCACCATCTTTATCGTGGGCGATTGA